Within Dysgonomonas sp. HDW5A, the genomic segment TTCATTTTTTCAAATAAATCGAGATTTTCTTCAATCGGACGGTCTCTGTATGGACTATGAGTTCCGGCCTGAGTAGGAGTCCCTTTTTGTTTTGCAATTTCTTCTGCCGACTGCTCATCAATATAGGCTTTACCCTCCTTAATCAGTTGGATAGCAAAATCCCATAGCTTAGGAAAATAATCGGATGCATAATACACATTCGCCCAATCAAATCCTAACCATTGGATATCCTCCATGATAGCGTCAACATATTCTACATCTTCTTTCACAGGATTAGTATCATCGAAGCGAAGATTGCATATTCCCTTATATTTCTGTGCCAAACCAAAATCTAAACAAATTGCTTTTGCATGTCCTATATGCAAATAACCATTTGGCTCAGGTGGGAAGCGCGTTTGAATACGTCCTCCGTCTTTTCCCTCTTGCAAGTCTTTTTCAACTATTACTTCTATAAAGTTTAGACTTTTCTTTTCTTCTGTTGGCGTAATTTCTGACATTTGCTTATTCTTAGTTATGTTTTTTAATTATTAGGCGTTAAATCAGATCCGGACTCGGACGATATAGTTTGAGTTTTTTGATCCTCTAAAGCTGCACTTTCCTGCAAATAACTACTATATAGCTGATAAAACTCATCAAACTTACCATTCTGCCTGTATTTATTCATAATCTCCTGGGCTTCATTATACAATTTTCCGGCAGCACCCAAATCATTATCCATAGCTGAAATATTCGATAATCTCGACAATTCAGCTGCTTTCTGGGCATCATCCTGTATGCTTGGCTCTGAACAAGCCATGAAAAACATACTGAAAAAGATACCAAACAACAAAACTAACTTAGATCGACTCATTTTAAATTTCTTTTTGACAAAGATAAATAATTTCAATACAAACTAGACATAATTACAAAAGTGAAGTTACAAAGTCACAGACCTTTTTACAATCCCAGCAGATACAACCGAGATAAAAAGTGATAATTCTAATATAAAACAATACTCATTTTAGCGAGTATACAAATCTCAACTTCTTAATCAACCTACCTCAACACGAGCTATTACATATACCAAATACCTAGATTAAGCTATAATCGATATATAATATCATTATTTATTGCGATTGACACCAAGGTCTCGAATCTTGACCTTTGCAACTCTTTTCTAATTTATATCAATTTTAACTAAACCATAAATAAAATCATGTTCAAAAAAATTAATTTTTCACTTTTATTGCTTTTGATATGTGCAACATATGCCTCAGCACAAAGAGTGAGAGGAAGTGTTTACGACGAAAACGGAGAGCCGCTCGTTTCAGCAACAATTGTGATCGAAGGAACTAATTACTCAACGCTCACAAATGACAATGGAGAATTCAGATTCAAAAATCTGCCCAACGGTACATTTAAAATTTCGGCCAGCTTCATCGGATACGATTCAAAAAAGCAAGAGGTTACAATAACAGATGACTCCAGACAAACAATACGTTTTGATTTAAAAGTAAGTAATACATTAAATGAGGTTGAAGTCTTTGGCGAACGCCATAAACAACCTGAAAAGCTAGAATTGATCACCCGTATGCCCTTACGCCCAAGTGAGCAGATACAAACCATATCGGTAATATCAGAGAAAGTGATTGCGGAACAAGGAGCTTTAACCCTTACAGATGCCTTACGAAACGTACCTGGGGTTACTCTTTTCGGTTCATACGGTGGTGTAAAGGAAAGTATGTCAACCCGTGGCTTCCGTGGAATACCTGTATTGAAAAATGGCGTAAGAATGGACTCTCAGTTTCAAACGGCATCAGGTGTAGTAGATATGCAAGGTGTAGAGAGTTTGCAGATGATAAAAGGATCTGCTGCGGTAACACAAGGTGTTATTACCGATTTAGGAAATGCAGGAGGTGTTATCAATGTGGTAACTAAAACTCCTAAATTTGTAAATACCGGTGAAGCAACCCTTAGAGTAGGCAGTTGGGGTGAAGTACGCCCAACCTTTGACGTGCAAACTATATTGGACAAAAACAGAACTGTTGCTTTCCGTTTGAATGGAGCATATGAACGTGCAGATAACTACCGTAAATATGTATCATCAAGCCGGGCATATATAAACCCATCTTTAGAATGGCGTCCTGATGATAAAACCACAGTTAATCTTGAGTTAGACTATTTGAATGAAGACGCAACTCCGGTGACAAGTACCGTAAACCTTGCAGATATTGGTACAGAAGCCTTATACGAAATGCCTTTCGATAAGTTCTTAGGATTTAAAGGCATTGACAATGTGAACACAAAGATGTTGACTTATTCGGCTCGTCTAAACCGTATGATTACTGACAAGTTGAGCATCAGAGCTGCTTATTTCAATTCATCTTATAACTTCGACAATACATCAACAGGGCTTTCAACAGTATCTGAAAAAGGCAAACCGATTGATTATGATATAAGACAGCGTACTATATCCCGATCTCAAAGAGATGATAAAAATACAACATTCCAATTAGACTTCATAGGAAGGGATGTATATACAGGTTCAATTAAGCACACTTTTCAACTAGGATTCGATTATCGTATGGCTAATGCCTTCACTACAAGTCTAGGGTCTATGGTGGTTGATACTATAAACGTTTTAAATCCGGTAAACAATACACCTCCTTCTGCCGATAAAATAAAGAAAAGCGGATTAGGTAAGGAAGCTGCTCCTGTAAGATCTAAATATTCGACTTACGGTTTAATGGCTCAGGAAGTAATGACTATAAACGATTATCTGAAATTAATTTTAGGCGTACGTTACAGCTCTATATCGAACCTGAGTGCTACAGCAGGAAATGAGACAAGAGATGCGTGGAACCCGATGGTAGGGGTAATGGTGACTCCGATTAAGAATGTAAATGTATTCGCATCTTATACAACAAGTACAAGCCTAAGAGGAGCAGCAAGTATACTTACCGATAGCATTACAGAAGCAGGCCCTTCAGTTACTAAACAATTTGAAGCAGGATTTAAATCTGACTGGCTGGGAGACAGACTTCGCTTCAACTTTACTTATTTCGATATCATTACTGAAAATCTAACCAACAATGAGTATATCCCTGGAACAACCAATACTACAGGCTATGTATACAAAGCTGGTGATTTAAAAAGAAGAGGTGTTGAAGTTGAGTTAAACGGACGTATATTAAACAACCTGCAAGTCATGCTAGGGTATGCTTATTTAGATGCAAAATATGAAAACAGTCCTTCTTATGTAAACGGATCGGCTCCGATGAATGCCCCAAAACACACTGCCAATGGTTGGATACATTATACTCTAGACAGAAGTACATTAAAGGGCTTATCTATAGGTTTGGGAACATACTATGTTGGAAAACGTCCTGTTAATGAATTTAGCACTGCTTATGATGGACACATCTATGCTCCGGGCATTAAACCATTCGATATGCCTGCGTACACTACTGTAAATGTTCAGTTAGGATATACAACAGGCCCTTTTACTGCCCGAGTATTTATGAATAATATATTTGATGAGCTAGGATATAATTCTTATTTCCGTGGAGGATACATCAATCAAATTGACCCTCGCAATTTTGCAGCAATGGTAGCTTATAGATTTTAATGAAATTTATTTTTCATGAATAATTTACTAAAAAGGTTTCGCTCAAGAGCGAAACCTTTTTATTTCAATCACTATTTATGGTGATTGAACCCTTACAAATTCATCATTAATTGCGATTGCAGAGTAATTGGGTTACTCCTACCTTTGCTAATGTTATAATATAAATATTTTGACTTTAAATATAACTTACTGACTTAATGACAAAGTGTATCCGATGTTTTGAATAACAATTCAGAACATCGGTTCATTTTTTAAGGTCACAGACCTTTTATTGCTTTGCTATGGGCATAATATAGCCCATACATCAAATTCTAACTTTTACTTAAACCCAATGACAACTCGAAAATTTTTCAAAAAAGTACATTTATGGCTATCTCTGCCTGTGGGCTTAATAATTACAATAATTTGTATTACAGGCGCCATCCTTTCATTTGAAACAGAAATCCTTGAAGCATATTATCCCGAACGCTATTTTGTTGAAGAAGTAAAAGATAAAAAGATACCTATCGACCAATTAATACCGATAGTAAATACGCAACTCAAAGACAATACAGTTTCGGGCATAAAAGTAAGCTCCGACCCCAAACGTACCTATATAGCCTCTCTATCCAATGGATTCCGCATTTCGGCTTTTGTTGACCCTTACACGGGAGAACTAAAAGGAACATACAGTTTCAGAGACAGCTTTTTCTTCACGATGATGTCATTACACAGATGGCTTATGGACGGATCGCGCACATGGGGTAAATACACTGTTGGTATAACTACTATATTATTTGTATTTATCCTCATCAGTGGACTTGTATGGTGGGCTCCTACTGATAAGAAGAAGCTAAAAAGCCGATTCACAATAAAAACGAAATCAGGATGGAAGCGCTTCTTTCACGATCTTCACGTTAGTCTTGGAATATATGTATGTGTTTTCCTGCTCATTTCTGCACTTACAGGACTGATGTGGTCTTTTGAATGGTATCGAAATGGAGTGTGCAAATTATTCGGAGCAGAAATCCCTGCCGACAAAGGAGGACACGGGGGTGGCGAGAGAGAGAGCAAAAAACCAAAAGAAATAAATTACCAGTCGTGGCAAATGGCTTTGGATAATTTAGCCAAACAAGTTCCACAAAACGAATACATCACTATATCCGATGGCTCAGCAACAGTATTGGATAAATCGGCACCTCATTTAAGAGCTACAGATAAATACACTTTGGATAATAATTCGGGCGAAATTATCAAAGCATCTCTTTTTTCGGAGCAAAAATCGGTCTCTAAAATTATGTCATGGGCTTACGCTCTGCATGTAGGAGCATTCGGAGGGATTATTATACGCATTTTGACATGTCTGGCTTGTATCATCGGAGGCACATTACCACTTACCGGATATTATATATTTTACCTAAAAAGTATTAAGAAAAAACCAAGAAAGAATAGGTCAACACCACTTGTATCCTAAGCTTTTATAAAACTGAATCAATCTTTTGTGATATTTGATTGTTTTTGATTACTTTCGCACGGTTAAAACATTAATCGAGAAATTGATTTTCATTTATGTTTCGAAGATTAAGGTCTATTGCTTTGACTGATGAAATAACTAAAGGCAGTTATACTCATCGGAGTAGCAATAAATACTTGAAATTATTTATATGAGCAAACAGGATAAGAAAAAAGGAAAAGATTCAGGAAATAAGTCCAAAAAGATTGTGAAATTGCTGTGGATAATATTTATTACTGTAATATTAATTACGGCTACAGTTTTTACACTTATTGCCAGTGGAGCTATAGGCTACACCCCACCCATCGAAGATTTGGAAAATCCTATCGACAAGTACGCTTCACAAGTATACTCATCTGACAATGAACTACTAGGAACCTACTCTCAAAGTAAAGAGAATAGAATATATTCGAGTTACGATGAACTATCTCCCTATTTGGTGCAAGCTCTGGTTGCTACCGAAGATGCCCGTTTTTACGGACATTCGGGTATAGACGTATATGCAGTAGGACGTGCAGTTGTTAAGCGTGTTATTTTCCAGCAAGAAAGCGGAGGAGGAGGTAGTACCATTTCTCAGCAATTAGCAAAACAACTTTACTCACCTCCTGTAGATGACGTTGTAGACAGGGTGCTTCAAAAACCAATCGAATGGGTTATTGCCGTTCAACTGGAACGTAACTATACCAAAGAGGAAATCATCAATTTATATCTTAATAAATTTGACTTCCTAAATAATGCAGTGGGTATACAATCGGCCGCCAAGGTGTATTTCAATAAAAAGCCGAAAGATCTTACAATAGAAGAAGCGGCAACCCTTATCGGGATGTGTAAAAATCCGTCTCACTTCAATCCCAAAAGAAGACCCGATGCAACAAGAGGGCGTCGTAATGTTGTGCTGGAACAGATGTATAAGGCAAATTACATTACTAAAGCCGAACTGGATTCTTTAAAAGAATTACCACTGGTTCTTGATTACGTAAGAGTAGACCATAAAGATGGTTTAGCTCCTTATTTCAGAGAATATCTACGTGTGGCAATGACAGCCAAGAAACCCGATCGCGACAATTATGCATCATGGCAGCAAGAACAATATACGCTGGATTCTCTTTCATGGGAAACAGATCCATTGTATGGATGGTGTAACAAGAATAAAAAAGCAGACGGAAAACCATACAGTTTATATACTGACGGTTTAAAAATATATTCCACTATAGATTCTAAAATGCAAACTTATGCAGAAGAAGCTATGAAGGAACATTTAAGTAAAGACCTGCAACCATTATTCGATAAGGAGAAAAAAGGACGCTCATACGCTCCGTTCTCTTCCAGTGTTGCCAAGCAAGCCGATTCTCTGATCTACAAATCGATGAAAGTATCTGACCGCTATCGAAATATGAAGAGAGAAGGTTATTCTGATAGTGAAATACTTAAAGTGTTCAAACAACCTACCGACATGAAAGTATTCTCTTGGTCGGGAGATGTAGATACAACCATGACCCCATGGGATTCGATACGTTATCACAAAAGTTTCTTACGTGCCGGATTCATGGCTATGGAACCTCACAACGGTCAGGTTAAAGCTTACGTAGGTGGAATTGATTTCAAATATTTCCAATATGATATGGCAAGCGTGGGACGCCGACAAGTAGGTTCTACCATAAAACCATTCCTGTACACACTGGCTATGGAAGAAGGTATGACGCCTTGCGACCAGATGCTCCATGTGCAACAAGTGCTGATCACCGAAGATGGCAAAGAGTGGTCGCCACGTAATGCATCATCTTCACGAGTAGGCGAAATGGTATCTATCAAATGGGGGTTACAAAACTCGGATAACTGGGTAACTGCCTATCTGATGAAACAGACATCCCCCTACTCTTTTGTGCGTACCTTACATTCGTTTGGTATTACAGGAAAGATAGATCCCGTAGTATCGTTAGCTCTAGGTACTCCCGATGTATCCGTATCCGAAATGGCAGGAGCTTACACCGCTTTTGTTAATAAAGGAATCAGATCATTACCGTCCTATGTAACCCGCATAGAAGATGCTCATGGAAATGTTATTGCAACATTTGAGCCTCGAATGAAAGAGGTATTTAATGAAATGACCTCTGTAAAAATGCTTGATATGTTACGTGCCGTAATGGACGGAGGTACAGGTAGCAGAGTTAGATATAAATATAATCTGAGAGCTCCGATGGGAGGTAAGACCGGAACAACCCAAAATAACTCGGATGGTTGGTTTATGGGATTCACGCCTAAATTAGTTACTGCAACTTGGGTAGGTGGTGAAGATCGCTCCATCCACTTCGACCGTACAGCTCAGGGGCAAGGTGCCAGTATGGCTCTTCCGATCTTCGGATTATTTATGCAAAAGGTATATGCCGATCCTACTTTAGGCTACTCGGTAGAAGACCAATTTAGTAAAGTGACCGGTAATCCGAATCCTTGTGCAGGATCAACTGCTGACGGAGAACCTCTTATGAATGCTGCTGATATTCAGCAAGGAGGTGGTATTGACGACATGTTCAACTTTTACTAAACCACAATGCAATGAATGAGATCGCGATTCTAATCATAGCTCATAAAAATCAGACCCAGCTCGAATTACTGTTGAGTAATTTAGCAGATGATTTCGATTTATATGTTCATATTGATAAGACGTCAGCGATAAACAAAGAAGAACTTACAGCTAAGTATCCTAATATCCGGTTCTACTCGAAACTTCATGTCGTATGGGGAGGGTATAACTTATCAGCATGTTCTCTCTTTCTCTTTCAACAGGCTTATAAAGGAAACTATAAGTACTATGCTTTGATTAGTGGGCAGGATTTACCATTGCTCTCAAATGAAGAGATCAAGAATTTCATCTATAAAAATGACTCCAGCTATATTGTTTCAGACAAACTGCCAATAAAGCATTGGGCTTATAATGGAGGAATAAACAGATACGAGCTTTATTGGGAGCATGACATAACAGGCAATAGCCTTTGGGATACTTTTCGCAGGAAGCTGATCGGTAATATCCGAAAGATACAACTAAAATACAATACAAGAAGACCTTTCTACAAAGGAATGGATGTTTACGGGGGATCGAACTGGGTACTTCTAAGACAAGATGCAATGGATTATCTGATCTCTTTTATCGACGAAAATCCACGATTTATGAAAAGGCTAAAATATTGTTTCTGCACCGATGAGCTATGGATGCAAACGATCTTAGCCACATCAAACTGTAAAATAAAAAACGAACATATCACTCACCTTGATTGGGGTACGGGACCTGAATATCCTCGTACTTTAAGGATAGAAGATTATGATAATATCCGAAAAAAAACCTGCCCATTTGCTCGAAAATTCGACAGTGAAGTAGATAACGAGATCATTGAAAAATTGCTGGATTCACGTAATTCTAGCATATAAAAATAAAAAGCAAAGGTTTCAGACCTTTGCTTTTTATTTTTGACAAAACCGCTTATAATGATTTGCTTTATTTTATGGGTTTCAAATCTAAAGCATCTGCTTTATCAACCAGATATTTATAGGCGGCATCATATTCATTAGGTATTACACCATCTAATATGGCATCCTTTATGGAAGATTTAAGCCGACCAACCATCGCTCCCTGAGGAATATTGAAAATCTCCATAATTTCTTCACCCGAAATCGGGGGCTGAAAATTACGCACATGATCTTTCTCCTCAATATCTTTCATCTTCTGACGTACTATTTCGAAATTCTTCAGAAAACGGCGAACTTTATCAGGATTCTTCGAAGTTATATCTGCCTCACATAAGGTCATCAGATCTTCAATATCATCTCCTGCCTCAAATAACAAACGTCTGACAGCTGAATCCGAAACCACATCTTCAACCAAAGTAACAGGACGCATATGCAGCCCCACCAACTTTTGAACATATTTCATCTTTTCATTCAACGGTAATTTCATTTGACGAAATATACCGTGAGTCATTTTCGCTCCTACAAAGTTATGATTGTGAAAAGTCCAACCCAATTTAGGATCCCAACGCTTTGTTGCAGGCTTAGCAATATCATGAAGAATGGCTGCCCAGCGCAACCAAAGGTCATCTGTTTTTCTGGAGATATTATCCAGCACAGCCAATGTATGATAGAAATTGTCTTTGTGCCCTATTCCATCTTTTGTTTCAGCCCCTTTAAGAGCAACGAGTTCCGGAAATATAAGTTCCAACAAGCCTGTTTTATCAAGTAACAAAAAACCTACAGATGGCTTGGGAGATAATACTATTTTATTTAATTCATCAATAATACGTTCCTGAGAAACAATACTGATACGCTCTTTATTCGCACTGATAGCGTCAAAAGTCCGACCTTCGATATCGAACCCGAGTTGGCTCGAAAAGCGTATTCCGCGCATCATTCGCAAAGGATCGTCACTAAAGGTTATATCAGGATCAAGAGGTGTACGAATAATGCAATTCTCCAGATCCTCCAAACCTCCGAAAGGGTCAAGCAGTTTTCCGTAATGTTTTTTATTCAAACAGATAGCTAATGCATTTATCGTAAAATCGCGGCGATTCTGATCATCTTCGAGTGTACCATCTTCCACAAAAGGTTTGCGGGAACCTCTTTCATACGATTCTTTCCGGGCTCCGACAAACTCTACCTCTATATCTTTGTGCTTCACCTGAGCAGTTCCGAAACTCTGAAAGACCGATAACTTAGTGGGTCGACCCAGACGTTTGGCAACAGCTTGTGCCAAATCAATCCCTTTACCTACTGTTACCACATCTATATCTTTCGATTTGCGATGCAGGAATATGTCTCTCACATACCCACCAATTGCATAGCACTCCAATCCCATTTCATCTGCACATTCACTGATTATATCAAATATCTTTCCCGAAAAATGCTTCTCTATATATTTATTGTCTAAATAATTCATCAAGTATTCTTAAATATGTATTGTTCTATTTTTATTTGCGAGAGCATATCTATACGTCTGACCGATACGTGACAACCAGACAGTTTCGTCCTTACAACAAATAAAAAGGTCTGCGACCTACGGTACAAAATTACAACAATAAGGCGTACTTGCGGCAAAATAATATTATTTTTGTAAAAAACACGTTGGTTATGAAGAAGACTAAACATACTTTTATCCTACTTTTGGTAGTATTGGGAATAGTATCATGCGGAGAAAGGAAAAACTCTTTGGCAACAGAGTATCTCATCGATATACATTCGTTATATCAAAATGGTAAATACGAAGCTGCACTTCAAAAAATAGACAGTATTCAGATTTTATTCCCCAAAGCATTTCAGGAGATAAAAGATGCATTAGCTCTAAAACAAGAAGTGAGAAGGGCTTCTGACGAAAAACAAATAAACAACTGTGATTCTCTGATTGTTGCTTATCAGCCAAAAATTGATTCTATAAAGAAGCTATTCACCTACCGAAAAGAAAAAGAGGATGATTATGGTGTATATATTCCTAAAACTATTTCGGGTAATACACCTAATGTCAACACTCTACGATCGGGCGTTAATGACAATGGCTCGATGTATATCGAAAGTGTATATATCGGTGGACAGATACACAACAGCATAAAGGTAAATACCAAGGATGGTAAATTTGCAGAGACGCTACCGATTGAAGGCGATGGTTTTGTGTTCAGGTTCAACCATATGGGAAAACAATACGAAATAGTTCAGGCAACATCTGTTCACGATAATGGTCTGGCGAATTTCATTTTCGCCTATGCAGATAGTCCGCTTACTGTAACCCTTAAAGGGAAAAACACAACATCATTTGCTCTTCCCAACATTCAGAAGAAAGCGATTGCAGACTCTTACCAGTTATCAAGATTGATGCTTCAAAAAGACAGTTTAGCTACAGCCAAAGACAAAGCACAGATGCGTATAAAATATTTGAATGCCAAAAGAGACAGTATTCCTGTAGTATTACCTAGTTCACTTCAGGAAAAGAAGTGATTTTACTTTTGCAATCTTTTCGTCATCGGGCAGAGTTGAATCTATCCAATGAATATTGAGTCCTCGTTTTTCCATGCCCCTAAACCATGTCATTTGACGTTTGGCAAACTGATGAATGGCTATTTCGAGTTCAGAATACATTTGTGTATAAGAAATTTCTTTGAGAAGATATTGGGTTAGGAACTTATACTCCAATCCGTAGTATAAAATATCTTCGGCAGGAATTCCTGCATCAAGTAGCGATTGTACTTCTTCGATCATGCCTTCTTCGAGTCTCGCTTTCAATCGGGTCGAAATTCGGGTACGTCTTA encodes:
- a CDS encoding TonB-dependent receptor; amino-acid sequence: MFKKINFSLLLLLICATYASAQRVRGSVYDENGEPLVSATIVIEGTNYSTLTNDNGEFRFKNLPNGTFKISASFIGYDSKKQEVTITDDSRQTIRFDLKVSNTLNEVEVFGERHKQPEKLELITRMPLRPSEQIQTISVISEKVIAEQGALTLTDALRNVPGVTLFGSYGGVKESMSTRGFRGIPVLKNGVRMDSQFQTASGVVDMQGVESLQMIKGSAAVTQGVITDLGNAGGVINVVTKTPKFVNTGEATLRVGSWGEVRPTFDVQTILDKNRTVAFRLNGAYERADNYRKYVSSSRAYINPSLEWRPDDKTTVNLELDYLNEDATPVTSTVNLADIGTEALYEMPFDKFLGFKGIDNVNTKMLTYSARLNRMITDKLSIRAAYFNSSYNFDNTSTGLSTVSEKGKPIDYDIRQRTISRSQRDDKNTTFQLDFIGRDVYTGSIKHTFQLGFDYRMANAFTTSLGSMVVDTINVLNPVNNTPPSADKIKKSGLGKEAAPVRSKYSTYGLMAQEVMTINDYLKLILGVRYSSISNLSATAGNETRDAWNPMVGVMVTPIKNVNVFASYTTSTSLRGAASILTDSITEAGPSVTKQFEAGFKSDWLGDRLRFNFTYFDIITENLTNNEYIPGTTNTTGYVYKAGDLKRRGVEVELNGRILNNLQVMLGYAYLDAKYENSPSYVNGSAPMNAPKHTANGWIHYTLDRSTLKGLSIGLGTYYVGKRPVNEFSTAYDGHIYAPGIKPFDMPAYTTVNVQLGYTTGPFTARVFMNNIFDELGYNSYFRGGYINQIDPRNFAAMVAYRF
- a CDS encoding PepSY domain-containing protein, with translation MTTRKFFKKVHLWLSLPVGLIITIICITGAILSFETEILEAYYPERYFVEEVKDKKIPIDQLIPIVNTQLKDNTVSGIKVSSDPKRTYIASLSNGFRISAFVDPYTGELKGTYSFRDSFFFTMMSLHRWLMDGSRTWGKYTVGITTILFVFILISGLVWWAPTDKKKLKSRFTIKTKSGWKRFFHDLHVSLGIYVCVFLLISALTGLMWSFEWYRNGVCKLFGAEIPADKGGHGGGERESKKPKEINYQSWQMALDNLAKQVPQNEYITISDGSATVLDKSAPHLRATDKYTLDNNSGEIIKASLFSEQKSVSKIMSWAYALHVGAFGGIIIRILTCLACIIGGTLPLTGYYIFYLKSIKKKPRKNRSTPLVS
- a CDS encoding transglycosylase domain-containing protein translates to MSKQDKKKGKDSGNKSKKIVKLLWIIFITVILITATVFTLIASGAIGYTPPIEDLENPIDKYASQVYSSDNELLGTYSQSKENRIYSSYDELSPYLVQALVATEDARFYGHSGIDVYAVGRAVVKRVIFQQESGGGGSTISQQLAKQLYSPPVDDVVDRVLQKPIEWVIAVQLERNYTKEEIINLYLNKFDFLNNAVGIQSAAKVYFNKKPKDLTIEEAATLIGMCKNPSHFNPKRRPDATRGRRNVVLEQMYKANYITKAELDSLKELPLVLDYVRVDHKDGLAPYFREYLRVAMTAKKPDRDNYASWQQEQYTLDSLSWETDPLYGWCNKNKKADGKPYSLYTDGLKIYSTIDSKMQTYAEEAMKEHLSKDLQPLFDKEKKGRSYAPFSSSVAKQADSLIYKSMKVSDRYRNMKREGYSDSEILKVFKQPTDMKVFSWSGDVDTTMTPWDSIRYHKSFLRAGFMAMEPHNGQVKAYVGGIDFKYFQYDMASVGRRQVGSTIKPFLYTLAMEEGMTPCDQMLHVQQVLITEDGKEWSPRNASSSRVGEMVSIKWGLQNSDNWVTAYLMKQTSPYSFVRTLHSFGITGKIDPVVSLALGTPDVSVSEMAGAYTAFVNKGIRSLPSYVTRIEDAHGNVIATFEPRMKEVFNEMTSVKMLDMLRAVMDGGTGSRVRYKYNLRAPMGGKTGTTQNNSDGWFMGFTPKLVTATWVGGEDRSIHFDRTAQGQGASMALPIFGLFMQKVYADPTLGYSVEDQFSKVTGNPNPCAGSTADGEPLMNAADIQQGGGIDDMFNFY
- a CDS encoding beta-1,6-N-acetylglucosaminyltransferase is translated as MNEIAILIIAHKNQTQLELLLSNLADDFDLYVHIDKTSAINKEELTAKYPNIRFYSKLHVVWGGYNLSACSLFLFQQAYKGNYKYYALISGQDLPLLSNEEIKNFIYKNDSSYIVSDKLPIKHWAYNGGINRYELYWEHDITGNSLWDTFRRKLIGNIRKIQLKYNTRRPFYKGMDVYGGSNWVLLRQDAMDYLISFIDENPRFMKRLKYCFCTDELWMQTILATSNCKIKNEHITHLDWGTGPEYPRTLRIEDYDNIRKKTCPFARKFDSEVDNEIIEKLLDSRNSSI
- a CDS encoding CCA tRNA nucleotidyltransferase — its product is MNYLDNKYIEKHFSGKIFDIISECADEMGLECYAIGGYVRDIFLHRKSKDIDVVTVGKGIDLAQAVAKRLGRPTKLSVFQSFGTAQVKHKDIEVEFVGARKESYERGSRKPFVEDGTLEDDQNRRDFTINALAICLNKKHYGKLLDPFGGLEDLENCIIRTPLDPDITFSDDPLRMMRGIRFSSQLGFDIEGRTFDAISANKERISIVSQERIIDELNKIVLSPKPSVGFLLLDKTGLLELIFPELVALKGAETKDGIGHKDNFYHTLAVLDNISRKTDDLWLRWAAILHDIAKPATKRWDPKLGWTFHNHNFVGAKMTHGIFRQMKLPLNEKMKYVQKLVGLHMRPVTLVEDVVSDSAVRRLLFEAGDDIEDLMTLCEADITSKNPDKVRRFLKNFEIVRQKMKDIEEKDHVRNFQPPISGEEIMEIFNIPQGAMVGRLKSSIKDAILDGVIPNEYDAAYKYLVDKADALDLKPIK